The Dehalococcoidia bacterium genomic sequence CAACAGGTGCGGGTCACTATCCACACCGCTCGGCCGGGTGTGGTGATTGGGCGGGACGGCAAACGCATTCGTGATCTGGGTAAGGCCCTGGAGGCCCTCACCACCCAAAAGGTCAAAGTGGATGTGAAGGAGATAGAGAAGCCGGAACTGGAGGCGCTCTTGGTGGCCCGCAGTGTGGCCGAGCAATTGGAGAAGCGGGTAGGGCACCGCCGCGCCATGCTCCAGGCCGCCACGCGCGCCATGCAGGCCGGGGCTCGGGGGGTCAAGATCGCCGTGGCAGGGCGCTTGGGTGGTGCGGAGATCGCACGACGGGAGAAGGTCATGATGGGGCGTTTGCCTCTGCACACCATCCGCGCCGATGTGGACTTTGCCGTGGCCGAGGCCCTGACCATCATGGGGCGCATCGGTGTGAAGGTGTGGATCTACAGGGGCGATGTGCTCCCGCCCAGTATGGCCGAGGCAGCAGTTACCCCCGAAGAGGCGCGGCCCATCCAAGTTACCATTCCTGCGGAAGCCACCGAGTCTGCAGAGGGGGCAGAGTAAATGCTCCAGCCCAAGCGTGTCAAATATCGTAAAGCCCATCGGGGGCGGCGCAAGGG encodes the following:
- the rpsC gene encoding 30S ribosomal protein S3; its protein translation is MGHKTHPIGFRLGVGLGQTLIKDWQTHWFAPKGTQYRQNLLEDLRIRHAIAESYGRDAAISKVEIERDSQQVRVTIHTARPGVVIGRDGKRIRDLGKALEALTTQKVKVDVKEIEKPELEALLVARSVAEQLEKRVGHRRAMLQAATRAMQAGARGVKIAVAGRLGGAEIARREKVMMGRLPLHTIRADVDFAVAEALTIMGRIGVKVWIYRGDVLPPSMAEAAVTPEEARPIQVTIPAEATESAEGAE